The sequence below is a genomic window from Brooklawnia cerclae.
CGAGCACGGTGCCGGGACGCAGCCGCGCGAACGGCCCGACCTCGGCGTCCTCGCCGATGATGCTCAGCTCACCGTGGGTGCGGATCACGTGGGCGTTCTCCCCCACCTCGCAATCGCGCAGCGTGGTGTCGGGGCCGATCACCGCGCCTGTCGCGACCGACGTCGCTCCCAGGAGTTGGGTGTTGGGCAGGATCGTGACGTCGGCGGACAGATCGGCCTCGGCCTCGATCCAGGTGGTGGACGGGTCGGCGATCGTCACTCCCTCGCGCATCCAGTGCTCCAGGAGGCGGCGGTTGACCTCGGCGCTGACCGCCGCCAACTGCACGCGGTCGTTGACGCCCTCGGTCTGCCAGGCGTCGTCGGTGCGTACCGCGCCCACGCGGCCGCCGTGCGCCCGCGCGTAGCCGAGCACGTCGGTCAGGTACAACTCGCTCTGCGCGTTGTCGGGTTGCAGGGACGACAAGCCCTCGCGCAGCACCCGCGCGTCGAACACATAGATGCCGGAGTTGATCTCGGCGATCGCCCGCTCGGCCTCGGTGGCATCCCGATGCTCCACGATGCGCGCCACCTCGCCACCCTCGCGGACGATGCGTCCGTACCCCGTGGGGTCCGGGACGACGGCGGTCAGCACGGTGCAGGCGTTGCCGTCGGCGACGTGCTGGTCGACGAGCAGCGACAGGGTCTCGCCGCTCAGCAGGGGGACGTCGCCGTAGGTGACCGCGACGACACCGTCGAGATCACCGAGCGCCGCCAGACCGCAGGCGACCGCTCCGCCCGTACCGTTGCGAACCGGCTGCTCGGCGATGATCGCTTGAGGGGCCGACTCGGCCAGATGGGCCTCGACCTGCTCACGCAGGTGCCCGACGACCACCACGAGACGCTCGGGCTGCAGTGCCCTGGCCGCGTCGAGCGCATAGCTGAGCATGGGGCGTCCGGCGATCGTGTGGAGCAGCTTCGACAGCCGGGACTTCATCCGGGTGCCGCCGCCTGCGGCCAGCACGATGACGGCCGCGACCGGCGCGCGCGTGGGAGTGTCGTTCACCAGGGATTCTCCTTCGCCACTTCGCTCCACAGGCCCAAAGCAAGCCCGTGCCGCTGGCGCCGACCCACGGTTTCGCCACACAGCTTCTCGCCATCCGGCCCGGGTCGGTATCGTACCGCGTCAGCGGGGTTTTGAGCACAGCCCACAGGGTTTACCTCCGCCCCGTTCCCGCCATCCGTGGCCAGTTCTGCCGTCAGCCACTCACCAACCCTAGGCGGGACGCGCCCACCGCGCCACCCGATACGGACCATCGCTGCCCTCGGACTACGGCTGGGGGAGCCGATCGGGCGTCCCGCCACATCGCGTGTAGATCGTTATCAAATCGAGATGTAGGCCCTCAGGGTGCCGATACGCGCACCAAACCCCCGAAAAAAGCCCTCCGCGGGACCATCATCCCTAGTCAACGCAATATGTCCCAAAAAGACAGGGGTGCCGTTCCCGACGAAGTTAGCTAAGGCTAACCTGACTGAGTCAATGTGCCAGCTACCAAGGAAGGCGACGTGAACACTGTAACGACAGTGCAGCATCGGCCATCGTCCCCGTGGACACGGGTGCTCGTGATGGTGTTCTGTCTGGTAACGCTCCTTTCGATGCTGAGCGCGCCCGCGCATGCCGACGAGAAGGACTGGGACGCGATCGCCGACCAGGTGGTCGCCTCGATCGAGCAGATCCCCGGCCAGTACC
It includes:
- the glmU gene encoding bifunctional UDP-N-acetylglucosamine diphosphorylase/glucosamine-1-phosphate N-acetyltransferase GlmU, whose protein sequence is MKSRLSKLLHTIAGRPMLSYALDAARALQPERLVVVVGHLREQVEAHLAESAPQAIIAEQPVRNGTGGAVACGLAALGDLDGVVAVTYGDVPLLSGETLSLLVDQHVADGNACTVLTAVVPDPTGYGRIVREGGEVARIVEHRDATEAERAIAEINSGIYVFDARVLREGLSSLQPDNAQSELYLTDVLGYARAHGGRVGAVRTDDAWQTEGVNDRVQLAAVSAEVNRRLLEHWMREGVTIADPSTTWIEAEADLSADVTILPNTQLLGATSVATGAVIGPDTTLRDCEVGENAHVIRTHGELSIIGEDAEVGPFARLRPGTVLGARGKIGTFVEAKNAHIGDGSKVPHLTYCGDAWIGEGVNVGAGTIFANYDGKHKSPTHLGDNVFIGSNSVLVAPVDVADGAFVAAGSAVVDDVPPGALAVARGRQHISDGWVAKRRPGSKAAQSAAESSGQVHQAVEQAREKLAREQEDHQ